A genomic window from Macaca thibetana thibetana isolate TM-01 chromosome 16, ASM2454274v1, whole genome shotgun sequence includes:
- the LOC126939779 gene encoding uncharacterized protein LOC126939779, with translation MKLSATVVAVHILAVWGPCRRKDAQPAQRMQKVLWDQAWERAVRKSSLSPVQNTFQIQPLVITFNATGVVLAPLSPGRGVGCRLCLSASSLTSLFSTRQPRRRFDINQTTSVLLSWKPHGSSHLTPSESHSLYKDPLLWPCIPHPYHCPSCSCRSRTGLLADPQTHQVHKFPWQGLCTGCPHCQECLPPRSLDGSLPRFLQIFALMSPAQWGSL, from the coding sequence GTCGTTGCTGTCCACATCCTTGCTGTCTGGGGTCCCTGCAGGAGGAAAGATGCTCAGCCTGCCCAAAGGATGCAGAAGGTGCTTTGGGACCAGGCCTGGGAACGGGCTGTCAGGAAATCCTCTCTGTCCCCAGTGCAAAATACCTTCCAGATCCAACCCCTCGTCATCACCTTCAATGCCACTGGCGTGGTCTTAGCACCACTGTCCCCTGGAAGGGGAGTCGGCTGTCGGCTATGCCTCTCAGCTTCATCGCTGACCAGTCTGTTCTCAACACGGCAGCCAAGGCGACGCTTTGACATCAATCAGACCACCTCAGTGCTCCTCTCCTGGAAGCCCCACGGCAGCTCCCACCTCACTCCGAGCGAAAGCCACAGTCTTTACAAGGACCCCCTGCTCTGGCCCTGTATCCCTCACCCCTACCACTGTCCCTCTTGCTCCTGCCGCAGCCGCACTGGCCTCCTGGCTGATCCTCAAACACATCAGGTGCATAAATTCCCATggcagggcctttgcactggctgtccCCACTGCCAGGAGTGTCTTCCCCCCCGGTCGCTGGACGGCTCACTCCCTCGCTTCCTCCAGATCTTTGCTCTAATGTCACCTGCGCAATGGGGATCCTTGTAA